The DNA window ATTCCGCGCATCTCATTCCCGAAGGTGGCTACAAGGCCATTCCGCAGCTCTTCGGTGACGGTTGGGTCGCGGTCGGCGATGCCGCCCAACTGAACAACGCCATTCACCGCGAGGGTTCGAACCTGGCCATGACTTCAGGTCGCATCGCGGGCGAGGCAATCATTGAGATCAAGGGCCGCAACCAGCCGATGATCAGGAGGAATCTCGCCCTTTACAAGACCATGTTGGACAAGTCCTTCGTAGTCAAAGACTTGATGAAATATAAGGACATGCCGGACCTGATACACACCAATTCCCGCAATTTCTTCATGACTTACCCGCAGTTGATGTCGCAGGCCGCGCAGAACTTCATGCGGGTCGACGGAACCCCGAAAATCGAGAAGGAAAAGGCGACCACTGCTGCCTTCATCAAGGCGCGTTCGCGCTGGGGGCTGATCAGCGATGTGGTCCGCCTGGCACTGGCGTGGCGCTGAAGGAGAAACAGAATGACGATGGCCGTGACGAAGTTACGCGTCGAGGAGAAGCTTTATCAGAACCGTTATTTGGTCGATCCGGGCCGCCCGCATATCAAAGTGCGACCGCACGAGAGGCCGAGCGCGAACCTGCTCGCGCTGACACACATCTGCCCGGCTAAGTGCTATGAGTTGAACGACAAGGGACAGGTGGAGACCACTCCCGACGGCTGCATGGAATGCGGCACCTGTCGCGTGCTGTGCGAGGCCAGCGGTGAGATCGTGTGGAATTACCCGCGCGGCGGCTTCGGCGTTCTCTTCAAGTTCGGATGACTGGCGCAGAGCGAGAAATGAGAGGCTCGCAATTGCGGTTAATACCGTCAATAGTGTTCACAATTACCGAAAAGCTGAAAAAAGTTTCTGGAACTCAAAATACAAAAAAGGGCTTGGGCGGAGCACCTTGGACAATCCTTGAGGTGTTTGCATGGCTCACATGCTTCCAGATCAGGTCGGTGAAATCGCATCTCGGAACACCCCGCCCGAACCTGCGGTCGAAGCGGTGAGCAATGCGGACAGCTTGCTCAGGGGAATCTACGAGATATCGAAGATTCTGACTGCCCCGGCCCAGCTGGAGATTACGCTTGCCAATGTCGCGAATATCCTCTCCTCGTTTGTGCAAATGCGTCATGGCGCAATCGTCGTCCTGGACGCTGAAGGAGAGCCGCAGATTAGCGCAACTACCGGCGGCACTGTGCCTCAATCAGCCGCCGGCAGCGTCATTCCCCAGGCCGTAATAGACAAAATCGTCGCTACCGGATTGCCGATCGTCATACAAGACACAAGCACGTCCGAGCTATTTCAGGCTGATCCTCGATCGAACAGCGGCACGATCGCAACTGCCTTTATCGGTGTCCCGCTAAAGGCTGAGGAAAAGATCTTCGGGACGCTGTCGATCGACCGCGTCAGGAACGGTACCACCAGGTTCCACTACGAGGAGGACTTAAGCTTCCTGGCCATGGTCGCCAATCTGGTCGGCCGGACCATCCGCCTCCATCGCACTTTGAGCACATGTCGTCAGCGACTTGTGGAAAAGCAACCGAGACCAGAGCAGTCGCTCGACGAGGACAGGACCCATCCGGCCCGACATCCGCATGTCAAGATCGACGGAATTATCGGAGAAAGTCCCGCCCTCAAGCAAGTCCTCGATATCGTCTCGGTCGTGGCCAGGACCAATTCCACCGTGCTTCTGCGAGGCGAAAGCGGTACCGGCAAGGAGTTCTTTGCACAGGCTATCCATAAGCTTTCACATCGGAAGGACAAATCCTTCGTCAAATTGAACTGCGCCGCACTGCCCGAAAGCGTTTTGGAATCAGAGCTCTTTGGCCACGAGAAAGGCGCCTTCACCGGGGCTATCCTGCAGCGCGCTGGCCGGTTCGAATTGGCGAATGGCGGAACCTGCTGCTTGATGAAATCGGCGAGATTTCGCCTGCCTTTCAAGCCAAGCTGTTGCGCGTCTTGCAGGAAGGAGAACTGGAGCGAGTGGGCGGCACCAGGACCCTCAAAGTTGACGTGCGGCTCATATGCGCCACCAACAAGGACCTCGAGACGGCTGTCCGGAATGGAGAGTTCAGGGCTGACCTCTATTACCGCATCAATGTGGTGCCAATAGTCCTGCCTCCCCTCAGAGAACGGCCGGGCGATATTCCACGCCTTGCGAAAGCTCTCCTCGAGCGATTCAACAAGGAGAACCATCGCGATCTTGCATTCACGCCGTCGGCGCTTGACCTAATGTCGCAATGCTATTTCCCTGGCAACGTGCGTGAGTTGGAGAATTGTGTGAGACGGACGGCCACACTTGCGCGTTCAACGACAATAACTGCGTCGGATTTCGCCTGCAAGAACAGCCAGTGCTTGTCTGCGCTTCTGTGGAAAGGAGTCGGCCGTTCGCATGGCGGCTATGCCGTCGACGAGTTCCCACGTGCCAATGTGATGCCGGCTGGATCGCGGCCGTCTCCCATGCGGGTCGGCGCCTCACAGAATGAGGCATCGCCCGGCGAGACCTGCGACCCCCACCATCCCGTTTGTCCTGCAATGAACCCGCGTCTGACGGAACGCGACCGGCTGATTGATGCGATGGAGAGGGCCGGCTGGGTACAGGCCAAGGCGGCTCGTGTTCTCGGTCTCACGCCGCGGCAGGTCGGCTATGCTTTGCGCCGGCATCGTATCGGAGTGAAGAAGTTCTAAACGTCCCTGATGACATCGAACGTGGTTGCGCGGTTGCTTCCCGCACTGGGCATAACTGAGACAAGACGGAACCTTTTTTGACGTTGTCGGCGACCTGACAAGACGTGTCGCAGGAAACGGACACAATTGGACACAAAAGGCACGACGTAAAAGCCAACATAACGATAAAGACCACTTTTCGAGTTGGCATATCTCTTGCGCTCTGAAGTGCGATGTTCACACCACGCACGGAGCCGTTCGATGTCTGCACCGATGATTTCGCTACAGGGCCTTTCCGGCACGACAGTCTTCGATCAGTCGCCGGCGAGAGCGAAATCCGGTGGCTGCGCATCTTCATCCTGCGGCTCCTCCGCAAAGCCGCACGAGATGGACTCGGCTGTCTGGGAGAAGATCAAGGATCATCCCTGCTTTTCAGAGGAAG is part of the Mesorhizobium loti genome and encodes:
- a CDS encoding ferredoxin family protein; translated protein: MTMAVTKLRVEEKLYQNRYLVDPGRPHIKVRPHERPSANLLALTHICPAKCYELNDKGQVETTPDGCMECGTCRVLCEASGEIVWNYPRGGFGVLFKFG